A segment of the Candidatus Tanganyikabacteria bacterium genome:
CACCCAGGATGCCGTTGGCCAGGGCCGTGCGGTTCGAAGGCTGCGGGAAGTGGATCTCTTGCAGGACGCGGACCCGCGCCGGATCGGGGATCATCCAGTAGTCGGCCCCGATGGCGTCGCGGTGGCGGATCAGCACCGAGTCGTAGCCCTTCTCGGCCATGTAGCGGTTGACGTAGCGGGTCCAGCGCACGTCGACCAGCGGCGACACCGACGTCCTGCTGCCCGCATACAGGCGGTTGAGCGGGTCCGAAGCGTCGCCCGGGTTGAAGCGCCGCTTCGCCCATGCCAGGAACTGTCGCTTGGCGGCCAGGAAATCGAGAACCCGTCCGGGCTCGATCGCGACCGAATACACGATGCCGTTTCCCGGCCCTGGGTGGGCCAGGTAGGCATCGTCCGCGTAGTTGATCGCGACCTCGGGCTTGCTGCCCAGGTAGATCCCGCTCCCGTAATCGCCGATGTCGCTCGGTTTCAGGCCGCCCTTGCGAATGGCCGGCGCGAACTTCTCCTGCGTGCCATGGTAGGCCAGGCGCCAGCCAGGGCCCAGCGCTCGCTGGTCGCCGACATCCACGATCTTCGAGATGCGCCGGCGGCCAAGCGGGTTGCGATCGAGGTAGCGGCCCACTTCCAGCGCCGCCCGAGCCTTGAGGGTTCCGGCGCTAGCGGCTGCGGTGCCTACAAACTCGGGCGGCCTCGGCCCGAAACCGAAGCGCCGCTTGACGTGCGCCCACATGCCGGCGTTGGCCCGGCCCGAAACCCGCTTGAGCGATGCGGGGTTCACCTTCCGGGCGAAGCGGCTGCCCTGGTACGCGCCGCGGAACGCCCGCCCCGCGCCGCCCGCCGCCGCGAGGATGCCTAAATTGATCAGATCCCCGCCCAGTTCGCGGGCCTGGGCATCGAGATCCTGTGATGTCCGTGCCCGGAGCAGGTCGGCCTCGTTCTTTCCGACCGACAGCAGGAGGCCTCCGGCACCCGCGGCCGCCGACGCCGCGCCCAGCGTGCCGGCGAGGGGCAGCCAGGCCAGGGACGCACCGGCCGTGAACGGGGCCAGCGCGAAGCTTCCGCCCATGAGCCCGAGGCTGCCGATGGCGAGGGCCAGGGAGCCGAACTGCGACGTCTGGATGATCCCGTCCATCGGGTCGGTGGCGAACGTCCCGGCGATCCGCGCGGCCGTCCGGGCGGGATGGCGGACGGAGTCGTACAAGCCGCGCAACGTCGCCCCGACGATCGCCACCGGGTGACGGGCGAAGTCGGCCAGTTGCCGGCCTGCGTGCACCAGGGCCAGCTTGTTGCCCGCCGCCAGCCGGCCGGCGGCCGACAGCTCCAGCCGATCCTCCCCGCGCCTGACGGGCGGGCGCGCGGCGATCGCTGGGCCCGCAACCGGGCGGGCCCGCATCGAGCCGGCGTCTCCTCCTCTGGCAAGGGCCGGCGCAAGGCCGATCGCCATGCAGGTTATATCCGCGACCGGCAGGGCGGCAATTCTTGGGTTCGCGGTAAGGTTGGCTTAACCGCCCTTAACCCGGTCGCCGGGATACGCGCGGCATGCACGGGCGCCGCCCAGCCCGCCCGAGGCTACCGATCTGGTCGCCGCAGCCGGGCCTCGCGCGCGAAGGACCGGAGGATGTCGGGAACCAGGGCGCTCGCCGCCCACGGCACGAGCCACGTCGGGACGAAGGTCAGGCCCGGATCCATGCGCACGCCATACCGCAGCACGGTCCTGCTGTCCGGAAGGGGCCGGAGTTCGAAACGGCCCTCGAGGTCGCGAATGGTTCCCTCCAGACGCTTGAAGCGGGACACCATCTGGGGCCGATCGTTGTGGATGACGTTAAGGACCCAGCGTTTCCCCCATGGCCACGGATACTGCACTTCCGTGTAGTGATGGCCCCAGCTCTCCTTCTCGAGCGTCGCCTCGCTGGCGGCCATACGATCGAATAGCCGGGGGTAGGCGGCCAGATCGCACAGGACGTCCCAGACGACGGTGACCGGAGCTTCCACGACGGTCTCGCTCTGGACCACCTTCATCGTGGCCTTGGCGGTATCCCGTATCCGGACCGTGACGGCCCCTTGCGACTCGGCCCGCCGCTCGTCGGGCGTCGTCTCGAATCCCTGCAGGATGCCGTCATCGAAAGACGTCCGGACGATGTCCTGCTGCTTGCAGCAATCCGGGCGGGCAGCCCATGCCGGCGTCGCGCCGAGCGCGACGGCAAGGAGAGCTATGTGCGATTTCAAGGGTCGGCCTTCCAAGGGTCTTTTACCCGGCCGGACCGCATCTTTGCCGGCTCGGCGTCCAAGCGTCGAGGACTGTTACGTACACCCGAGAGGAACGCTTGCCCGGCCGATGGGGCACCGATCGGCCGGAACATTGGCCAAGAAATCGGCCGATTCTGTTGCCATTCGCTACTAAAATGCTCTAGAATTGCGGGAATTACCCATGCGACAAAATCGGCCAATCGAAACGGTCCAGCGTATCGAACCGGCGCGCCTGGAGTCCCCTCCCGAGCATCTGCTGGACCTCGTGGCGGAACTGGCGGCCGAAACGGCCATTCTGGGCCAAGCGCTCCATAAGCGCACGGCCGCGTACCTCGCCGATCTCGTCCGGCTCATGAACACGTACTACAGCAATCTGATCGAGGGTTATGACACGCGGCCCCGGGACATCGAACGCGCGCTGGTCGGCAACTTCGACGCGGATCAGGGGCGCCGCAACTTGCAGATGGAAGCGGCCGCCCACATGCGGGTCCAAGCCGAAGTGGATCGCCTGGGAGCGGCGGGGAAGTTGCCTGAGCCGGCGTCGGCGGAGTTCCTGAAATGGCTTCATTGCGAGTTCTATCGCGACGCTCCGACGGAGATGCTGAACGTCCAAGGTGCGGGCCGCGACTTCGTCATGGTTCCGGGAGAATGGAGATCGAGGCCGGAGCACGAAGTCGCCGTCGGCCGCCATATCCCTCCCTCGGGCGACCGTGTGGGCGACTTCATGCGTCATTTCGCCGATCGCTACCGCTTCGACCGGATGGGCAAAGCCGGGCGGATCCTCGCGATGGCAGCAGCGCACCATCGCTTCAACTACATCCACCCCTTCCCCGACGGTAACGGGCGCGTGAGCCGCCTGATGAG
Coding sequences within it:
- a CDS encoding Fic family protein codes for the protein MRQNRPIETVQRIEPARLESPPEHLLDLVAELAAETAILGQALHKRTAAYLADLVRLMNTYYSNLIEGYDTRPRDIERALVGNFDADQGRRNLQMEAAAHMRVQAEVDRLGAAGKLPEPASAEFLKWLHCEFYRDAPTEMLNVQGAGRDFVMVPGEWRSRPEHEVAVGRHIPPSGDRVGDFMRHFADRYRFDRMGKAGRILAMAAAHHRFNYIHPFPDGNGRVSRLMSHAMAWQAGIAAHGLWSISRGMARGLESRTEYKRMLDLADSPRQGDLGGRGNLSERALVDFTEWFLRIALDQVRFMAGLLDLQGMARRLRTLVAQLEAIKPEAAAILEQVLVLGEVERGEAPRITRLPERTTRRILVALTDLGLLASETPKGPISLRFPSSVLDVLFPRLFPVA